CAAGGGCTCGGTCAGCATCGTGCTCAAAAGGGCCGTTACCAGCACTATCGCGAAGAAGACGATAATAATCTTTTTCCGTCTTAACACCACATCTATGTATCTCTGTATGGTGTTTTCTTCTTCCAGGGGGTAGGCCCTGATGATGTCCGGCACTGGCGGCGTATAAGCCTTTACCGATCTATTTTCGTCATTCGGGACAAGGCTCTGTCCCCTATTCCCATCGTCTGGTGGTCTATTGTTGTTTTCCATTTTACTCTTTGGTAAGTCCCCTTCCGGTTATTGAACCCCCATGCTGAACGGCGGGAAGAATAGACCGAGTTTTATAGCGTCGAAGAAACTCTTAAATGCACTCTTGCCAACAACTACAACATCCTGATCCTCGATTACCATGTCCGCCATTTCCCCTTCATTAATGGATTCGAGGTTGATGGGGAGCACCTCCACCCGCCCGTCTCTATTCCTTAAAAGCCTGACATCGGAGGCCTTTGCGGTCTTGTCCATGCCGCCCGCCGCCGTCACGGCCTGGCTCACGGTCATGTCGTCCGTTATCGGGTATGTGCCCGGTTTCATGACTGCGCCGTCGACGTATACGACCCCGGCTTCGGGCACATATACTACGTCTCCCATGTTTATCGGCACGTTTAGACTGGCGTCGCCCTTGTCGAGAAGCTCGCCCAGGTCTACCTGTACGGATTGCTCGCCGCCGTCACCCGTTTTTCTGGTGACGTAGACGGTGTCGCTCGCCTTTTCGCCGAGCCCGCCCGCGAGCGCCAGCGCGTCAAGGAGAGTGCCCTTGCCGAGAAGCTCGTAAGTGCCGGGATTCTTTACGCTTCCTATTACGGCAACCCTCTGGCTCCTGTATTCCTTAACGGAAACGATCACGTGTGGGTTGTGCATGTAGTTTTCGGTCAGCATCTCGGTTATCCTGCTTTCGGCTTCCTGGGGAGTGTCCCCCCCTACGTCAACCTTGCCTATCAGTGGAAACGTTATGGCATTCTGGCTGCTGACCCTGGCTTCCGTGTTGAGATCGGGGGCTTCGAGCACCTCGATTGCGAGGAGATCTCCCGGGCCTATTCTGTAATCGACGGACGACGACGTGGAGAAGGTTTCCTGTATGAGCTTACGGTTGAGCTCCTGGTTTTCCTTGTTAACTTCCCTCGTAGCCTGGGGAATCGTGTAGCTCCCGCTATGGGAAGATCCGCCGCCGCAGGCGTACATCAATGCCAGGGAAAAAATTGCCGCTGATAAAATGGTTATTTTCTTGAACATGCAAGCACACCTTTCTTCGAATAACAATTATACACCCCTTATTCCTGACTTGTATAATTGTTATTCTAATCAGCAGAGCAATAGTGAAATGTCAGATTTTGACAGTTCGTTACTCGTTTGACCTGAGGACGTTGCTTGCGTTCGAGTCGTTATCGTTGCCGCCGCATGCCGCCCCGCAAATGACCGCCCCTGTAACCGCCGCCGCGCCTACCGAGGCCGGTATTATGAACGGCGCAATGGGGGCCTTGCAGCATCCGGACTTGCTGTCGAATGCGTTCTGCGGGTCCTTGTCGGACGGGGGATACGATAATGCGTCTCCCGGCTCGAGAGTCGTTTCGTTCAGGCTCGTCTTGAACACGGAATGCCCGTCGAACTGGATGGCGGACGAAGTGTTCTCTCTGTAATTCGTCCTGCCGTCCACGTATTGCGGGGACCCGGCCTGAAGCGCGGTTTCGCTCTGGGGTATGGTGTCCGCCTCCGGGGTGTCTACGAGATATCCGCCCTTGGGGTTAAAGCAGTAGCAAACCTCGCCCTCGTCGCCCGGGGTCAGTAATAGACCGGTATAGCCGTTGCCTATGGACTGTACTTTAAACACGGAATTGGGCTCGATAACGTATTTGCCGCCGTTGACTATGAGCGTAGCCTTGCCGTCGTCAAGCGTATCTATAATCATATCGGGATATATTGGATAGCTTTCGTCCTTGAGGTTGACCTCGCTCCCATCGACGAGAATGACCTTGACTTCATCCGATACTTTCATCGTGCCCAGGGAAACTTGGGCATCTACCGAGCTCTGTGCGTAAAGGCTGGACGGCTGGTAAATAACCATTGCCGCAATCAGAACCGCCATCGTCAGGTTAATTGTTCTGCTCATCATTCAATGCCCTCCCTCTCCTGCGTACTACTCAATTTATATTACATATTATAGGGATGCGCCTATTTAGAGTCAACGAGACTTAAGTAGGTCTTTTAATCGGAATAAAGTATTACATCCACCCCGGAAAGCAATACTTTAGTATTACACTATTTCACGCCTTATTGCCCGTTTCTCAAATTTACCATTTCTTTTATCCGATTGTTTCGAATATTACCACAGCCCGCGGCTTTTCGCACTACTATTCATGGGGCCGGACGCCGCCATCCTACGCGGGGACCTTCATTTGAGGTTTAGCTGCTTTTTTATCTTCGCAATTTCGAAATAGGGCTCGCCCCTTTCCCTGGCGCGCATATAATAACTTTCGAGCTCGCCAAGTATGTGCATAAGCCCGGTCTTGTCGTCTGAGGATGCCGCCTCGCGGGGGGTTTTCCCATCGAGGGAGGGGTGGGGCTGGTCCAGCCATTCGGTGTAGAAGTCCTCGAGCGTTTTGTCGAGCTCTTTGTTGCTTTTTACTCCGGGCGGGAGTTTCTTGGACTTCCTTGCACCTTTTTTCCCGCTTTTAGCTTCCTTGTTATTTATAAAATTGCCGAGGTCTTTTAACGTATCTTCTTTATGGGAAACAAGCGTTCCGAGATCCTTCTCGATCCTGTCTTTTACCCTAACGAGCATGTCTTTCGAATAGCACTGTACCCTGAGGATGCCGTTTTCTATTTCGAGCGTACCCGAAGCTGCATGATCGCCGGCATCCTCGAAAGCGAAGCTCTTTATCTCGTCGACGGGTGCGCTCAGCTCTTCGAAGGATTTATCGTCTCTTAATTTCTCGAGGACCGCCTCTTCGGAGCCGAGGGAATAGAGCGCCGAAGCCAATACCAGCTCCTCGCCCTCGGGGGAGACGAACCGGGGGTTCTTCACGAAGTCTTCTATATGGTGGCCGATCTGAAAACCTGCGTCTTTGAGGTATTCCCTCTTCGTGCTCTTCTTGCCGTGCTCGCGCTTGTAGTCCCTGAAGCCCGAGTTGAAGAATTCGAGGATTATTCTCTGGAAAGTGGCCGGATAGACGGATATGACGCCGGAAAAGTAGGTGTTATCACCCGTTCCGAGCGGCCGGGCGCCGATTATGTCGGAGGCCTTTAGCTTTTTCGAGGAAGAGGTGTCCCTGACGGTATACGTCTTGTTGTCGAAAAGGTCTCTTATAGCGCAGCTTTCGCCCGGGGTGACGCCCACGACTTCGAAAAAGCTGTAGACGTTATCGCGCCACTCGCCCACCATCTTGTCTTCGAGCTCGCTAAGCCCTTCGCGCTCTTCCCTGTAAAACCGCTCGATTACCCTTTCCCCGGTGTCGAGGAGCCTGAAGTCGAAGAGAAACCAGTCGAAGAACTTCTCGAATGTAAGATCGTCGACTTCGTCCTCCGATATGTCGTCGGCCAGAAACTCCGGGTCGTCCTTCCATATATAAAAGGCTTCTCCGAGCTGGGACTGTATCTCCGGGCGCTCGGTATATTCGACTAGCCTGGTGCGGAGCTCCTGCTCGGCCTGATCCACTTTGTAACGGCCCATGTCAACGACTGAATCACTCATACGTGAAAGTATATTTTCAGGGATGGGCCTGTCAATCGAAACCGGCCGGCCGGGCCGGCGTCCGCGGCGGGATCAGCCGGTATTACGCGGGGGTGCGCCGAATTTTCTTTCGACGTAGTCCTGTCTGAAGTCGAATATGCGGCCCAGCCGCTTTTTTGTGTCGAAGGAGTGAACGATCCTGCCCAGGGGGCCGAGCGGGAGGGCGTAGCTTACAACGTCCTTTACTTCGGTGGCCCCGTTTTTTTCCTTAAATATATGCTCGTGCCGCCAGAGGCTGTATGGCCCCCGGCGCTGCTCGTCGACGAAACGGCCCGGCTCCTCGACTTCGGTAATTTCCGTCACCCACGTGAGCGGTATACCGAGGAGGGGCGAAACGCTGTATTTAATCATCATCCCTTCGTATATTTCCCGGCCGGCTCCCGAGATTATCCTGAATCCGAGCCACGGGGGAGTTATGAGTGCGAGGTTTTCGGGGTTAGAGAAAAAGCCCCACACCTCGCCGAGCGGGGCCGCGACCTCCTGGGTTCTTTCGAGCCTGTATATCTTCATGTGTCTGCTCTCGGTGGGCCGTTCGAGGCGGCTCGTTCCGCAGGCCGCATGGATTTAGTGTACAGCATGAGCGGCCGATGCGGCGCGTTCCGGGAAACAGCAAGCCGGGCGGCCCGGCGACTTCCGGTCGCCTGCTAACCTGTGTATAATCCTTCCCATCGTGAAGATAATCGAAATTAAAAGCGGAAACATAGACGAGCAGTTAAAAGGGCTCAGGAGGGGCGAATCCCTTACCGACCCCGCACTCGAATCCTCCGTCAGGGAGATAGTCGAGGACGTCAGGAAAAACGGGGACAAGGCCCTTTTTAAATACACATCGAAATTCGACGGGGTGAAGCTCACTCCGGGGACCGTGAAGGTTTCACGAGATGAATTCGAAGAGGCGAA
The Thermodesulfobacteriota bacterium genome window above contains:
- a CDS encoding SLBB domain-containing protein, which translates into the protein MFKKITILSAAIFSLALMYACGGGSSHSGSYTIPQATREVNKENQELNRKLIQETFSTSSSVDYRIGPGDLLAIEVLEAPDLNTEARVSSQNAITFPLIGKVDVGGDTPQEAESRITEMLTENYMHNPHVIVSVKEYRSQRVAVIGSVKNPGTYELLGKGTLLDALALAGGLGEKASDTVYVTRKTGDGGEQSVQVDLGELLDKGDASLNVPINMGDVVYVPEAGVVYVDGAVMKPGTYPITDDMTVSQAVTAAGGMDKTAKASDVRLLRNRDGRVEVLPINLESINEGEMADMVIEDQDVVVVGKSAFKSFFDAIKLGLFFPPFSMGVQ
- a CDS encoding SRPBCC family protein: MKIYRLERTQEVAAPLGEVWGFFSNPENLALITPPWLGFRIISGAGREIYEGMMIKYSVSPLLGIPLTWVTEITEVEEPGRFVDEQRRGPYSLWRHEHIFKEKNGATEVKDVVSYALPLGPLGRIVHSFDTKKRLGRIFDFRQDYVERKFGAPPRNTG